The following proteins are encoded in a genomic region of Peptococcus niger:
- a CDS encoding transposase has translation ANLKYKYGNRHFWCRGYYVDTAGKNAKKIQEYIKNQLEEDYLADQISMKEFIDPFTGQQVK, from the coding sequence CGCAAACCTAAAGTACAAATACGGAAATAGGCATTTCTGGTGTAGAGGCTACTACGTCGATACCGCGGGAAAAAATGCGAAAAAAATCCAAGAGTATATCAAAAACCAATTGGAAGAAGACTATTTGGCGGATCAGATAAGTATGAAAGAATTCATCGACCCGTTTACGGGTCAGCAGGTCAAATAA
- a CDS encoding ABC transporter substrate-binding protein, which produces MKKLSLILICSLIISLTTACAEENLGISNNGRVSKAEPLAIHSLVQIDAWPEYQAKQDKFDEKNNFKLSPTYYSTGTDIYAQLQKADWQIASLGVSPAMMVLNTKKAELIGIASDESAANIIFARPNDPILTTTEPNGIRGAKELVQSKTFILTTASTSSVLLHHYLQQFNLSEKDISIQAMEPDEAIKAYKSGKGDYLILWSPYIYKAFDQGWQEVVNGKDLDLHIPMLYVANAKWAKENPDKLKAFLKMRDSYIQQLEATSEESTSSLKQFFKTELKVTLSDQQMSDLIKRHQLFTTDQQNKLISNGDLKEWMVDNANIYSTQGKFSKQALNNLSKSNFYITGDYLS; this is translated from the coding sequence ATGAAAAAACTATCTCTCATTTTAATCTGTTCACTTATCATCAGCCTAACAACAGCTTGTGCAGAAGAAAATTTAGGCATTTCCAACAATGGAAGAGTATCAAAGGCTGAACCGCTTGCCATTCACTCATTGGTGCAAATTGATGCCTGGCCAGAATACCAAGCAAAGCAAGATAAGTTTGACGAAAAAAACAACTTCAAACTATCGCCGACCTATTATTCTACTGGAACTGATATCTACGCTCAACTGCAAAAAGCAGACTGGCAGATTGCATCATTGGGTGTATCTCCAGCAATGATGGTCCTAAATACGAAAAAGGCAGAATTGATTGGTATTGCATCCGATGAAAGCGCTGCAAATATAATATTTGCCAGACCTAATGACCCCATTCTGACAACTACAGAACCTAATGGAATTAGAGGGGCCAAAGAACTGGTACAATCAAAAACTTTCATCTTAACAACCGCCTCTACCTCCTCAGTTCTACTCCATCACTATTTACAACAATTCAATCTATCAGAAAAAGATATTTCAATCCAAGCCATGGAGCCAGATGAAGCCATTAAAGCTTATAAATCAGGAAAAGGGGATTATTTGATTCTTTGGTCACCTTATATCTATAAAGCATTTGATCAAGGATGGCAAGAAGTTGTTAATGGTAAAGATTTAGACTTGCACATTCCGATGCTTTATGTTGCTAATGCAAAATGGGCTAAAGAGAATCCGGATAAATTAAAAGCATTTCTAAAAATGCGAGATTCTTATATTCAACAGCTAGAAGCTACATCAGAAGAGTCTACAAGCTCCCTTAAACAGTTTTTTAAAACAGAACTGAAAGTAACGTTATCTGACCAGCAAATGAGCGACCTGATAAAGAGACATCAGTTATTTACAACAGATCAGCAAAATAAACTCATAAGCAATGGTGACTTAAAAGAATGGATGGTAGACAACGCTAATATTTACAGTACCCAAGGAAAATTCAGTAAACAGGCTTTAAACAATCTAAGTAAGTCAAACTTCTACATCACCGGTGATTATTTGAGTTGA
- a CDS encoding amidohydrolase → MDYASTIYKNGDILTMEDRLPNVQAIAVREGRIIALGTENEIARWKGPKTRIVDLQGNTLMPGFYDSHSHFSVVGGAALNSVQLACPPIGSIKSISDVMTSLKNHLDTHPDTKMVIGWGYDDTLIKEKRHLNRHDLDKVSKSIPIFVSHISGHVGYANSKMLEIANIDRTTADPIGGKIFKDAQTGEPTGHLDEQAVYLLPTGGIFSLSGEGEECIQALEKASEIYASNGVTTANDGGVKNIETIKAYYAAHKQGRLKVRVTICPFSEILEESNFINQKDDYVTLQGIKIVQDGSIQAYTAYMSEPYYTAYQGNRDWVAYPACSQEALDQKVMDIYRSGQQAVCHCNGDRTLDMYLDALTRAQKKYPRVDDRPIVIHAQTARYDQLVRMKALHATPSFFSLHTYYWGNRHMDRFLGPTRGANLDPAGWAQQLGIPFSTHCDSPITPQTPLLSIWAAANRISYEGRHIGNHQCVDVLTALKSYTINAAYQYYEDDIKGSIAKGKLADFVVLDQNPLRIAPSEIKNINVIATIVNDGTIFNSGQITETESPQPTTV, encoded by the coding sequence ATGGACTACGCAAGCACTATTTATAAAAATGGAGACATCCTTACTATGGAAGACCGACTGCCAAACGTTCAGGCAATAGCGGTCAGAGAAGGACGTATCATCGCACTCGGTACAGAAAATGAAATTGCCCGATGGAAAGGACCCAAAACGCGTATTGTCGATTTGCAAGGCAATACTTTAATGCCTGGTTTTTATGATTCACACAGTCATTTCAGCGTTGTCGGCGGTGCAGCTTTAAATTCTGTACAGTTGGCTTGTCCACCCATCGGATCTATAAAGTCCATTAGTGATGTGATGACCTCTTTAAAGAATCATCTTGATACACATCCAGATACCAAAATGGTTATCGGTTGGGGATATGATGACACGCTAATCAAAGAAAAAAGACATCTCAACCGCCATGATTTGGACAAAGTGTCAAAATCAATTCCTATTTTCGTATCTCATATTTCTGGACATGTCGGTTATGCCAATTCCAAAATGTTAGAAATAGCAAATATTGATCGTACTACAGCCGACCCCATTGGGGGCAAGATATTTAAAGATGCCCAAACCGGAGAACCAACCGGCCACCTCGACGAACAAGCGGTATATCTTTTACCGACAGGCGGTATATTTTCCTTATCTGGAGAAGGAGAAGAATGCATCCAAGCTTTGGAGAAAGCATCTGAAATATATGCTTCAAATGGTGTAACAACAGCCAATGATGGCGGCGTTAAAAACATCGAAACCATTAAAGCTTACTACGCTGCTCACAAGCAAGGTCGATTAAAAGTTCGCGTCACCATTTGTCCTTTTTCGGAAATATTGGAAGAATCAAACTTCATAAACCAAAAAGATGACTATGTCACCTTACAGGGAATTAAAATCGTTCAGGATGGTTCCATACAAGCTTACACCGCTTACATGAGCGAGCCATACTATACCGCTTATCAAGGCAACCGCGATTGGGTCGCCTATCCAGCGTGCAGCCAGGAAGCTCTAGACCAAAAAGTAATGGACATTTATCGTTCTGGACAACAGGCGGTCTGCCATTGTAATGGAGACCGCACTCTGGATATGTACTTGGATGCTTTAACACGTGCTCAAAAAAAATATCCACGCGTCGACGATCGACCTATTGTAATTCATGCACAAACTGCACGATATGATCAGTTAGTACGTATGAAAGCCCTACATGCAACCCCCTCCTTCTTTTCACTTCATACTTATTACTGGGGAAATCGTCATATGGATCGATTTTTAGGTCCTACTCGTGGTGCGAATTTAGATCCGGCGGGATGGGCCCAGCAATTAGGGATTCCTTTCAGTACCCATTGTGATTCTCCAATTACACCACAAACTCCTCTTTTAAGTATATGGGCAGCTGCCAATCGAATCAGTTATGAAGGGCGCCACATTGGTAATCACCAATGTGTAGATGTATTAACCGCCTTAAAGAGCTATACCATTAATGCAGCCTACCAATATTATGAAGATGACATTAAGGGCTCTATAGCTAAGGGGAAACTGGCCGATTTTGTGGTATTAGATCAAAATCCATTACGTATTGCACCCTCAGAAATTAAAAATATAAATGTTATTGCAACAATTGTTAATGACGGTACCATTTTCAACTCGGGCCAAATAACAGAAACCGAATCTCCTCAACCAACCACTGTTTAG
- a CDS encoding LysR family transcriptional regulator, whose translation MELLQYYYFNKMAEFENLSKAAESLYVSQPSLSKMLSRIESEVGHSLFDRHGKSLKLNEFGKAFLKHSQIIVNHAETIPDELNEIAHIAGKRLIIASSNTSLLNRWLYDFINQMPDVGLRHTILNNHQAMMQLLSGEIDYAITLGGINHPDIESHILWTDRYQVVANKNSRYAGLKSAYFREFENANFFALPEKEDFPRYIDQLAKQGGFTPRIVFESEIELVLEILPSLDAVIICLEQSDTFYKRLNYINAIRLLDPFAECDVVINWHKNKIHNVAGKNLLEYIKRDLPKLFDIKD comes from the coding sequence ATGGAGTTATTGCAATATTATTACTTCAATAAAATGGCAGAATTTGAAAATTTATCTAAAGCGGCGGAATCCTTGTATGTTTCGCAGCCGTCTTTGAGTAAAATGCTTTCTCGTATTGAGAGCGAGGTGGGCCATTCGCTGTTTGACCGACATGGTAAAAGTTTGAAATTAAATGAGTTTGGAAAAGCTTTTTTAAAGCATTCTCAGATTATTGTTAATCATGCTGAAACTATCCCGGATGAATTAAATGAAATTGCTCATATTGCGGGAAAACGATTAATAATAGCATCATCCAATACGAGTTTGTTAAATCGATGGCTATATGATTTTATTAATCAAATGCCTGATGTGGGCTTGCGCCATACCATTTTGAATAATCATCAAGCAATGATGCAGCTCTTAAGTGGTGAAATAGACTATGCCATTACCTTAGGAGGTATTAATCATCCGGATATAGAATCACATATCTTGTGGACCGATCGATATCAAGTTGTTGCCAATAAAAATAGCCGGTATGCAGGCCTAAAAAGTGCTTATTTTAGGGAATTTGAAAATGCAAATTTTTTTGCATTACCGGAAAAAGAGGACTTCCCGCGTTATATAGATCAGCTTGCTAAGCAGGGAGGTTTTACGCCACGAATTGTATTTGAAAGTGAAATTGAGCTGGTTTTAGAAATATTGCCATCACTGGATGCTGTCATTATTTGTTTGGAGCAGTCCGATACCTTTTATAAACGGTTAAATTATATTAACGCCATCAGATTATTGGACCCATTTGCAGAGTGTGATGTTGTGATTAATTGGCATAAAAATAAAATTCATAACGTGGCTGGCAAGAATCTTTTAGAGTATATAAAAAGAGATTTACCTAAGTTGTTTGATATTAAGGATTAG
- the tenA gene encoding thiaminase II, with translation MQFTERIWPKIQPLWDSYMTHPFVQGLGDGSLPLEKFKHWLAQDYVYLVEYARLFAIGTAKAPSLEIMNTYAKGLDGVLFMEMNLHRQYAASFGMAEETLLATQPSAVNLAYTSYMLNKAQSGGIENVVAALLACSWSYNHIGLNLAKEPGALTDNPYASWIEMYAGDEFTALNDAAMALMNQLTEGKPAHELDALEDVVIKTGYFEYLFWDMCWEEATWPAAIPGVQ, from the coding sequence ATGCAATTTACAGAACGTATTTGGCCTAAGATTCAGCCTTTATGGGACAGTTATATGACGCATCCCTTTGTCCAGGGCTTGGGGGACGGCTCGCTCCCCTTGGAAAAATTTAAACATTGGTTGGCCCAGGATTATGTTTATTTGGTTGAATATGCGCGGTTGTTTGCAATCGGCACGGCAAAGGCGCCAAGCTTGGAGATTATGAATACCTATGCCAAGGGGTTGGATGGTGTTCTCTTTATGGAGATGAATTTGCACCGCCAATATGCGGCTTCTTTCGGTATGGCTGAGGAGACGCTTTTGGCAACGCAGCCGTCGGCGGTCAATTTGGCCTATACGAGTTATATGTTGAATAAGGCACAGAGTGGCGGGATTGAAAATGTGGTGGCCGCCCTATTGGCTTGTTCCTGGAGTTACAACCATATTGGTTTGAATTTAGCAAAAGAGCCGGGTGCTTTGACGGATAATCCCTATGCCAGCTGGATTGAGATGTATGCAGGCGATGAATTTACGGCACTAAATGATGCGGCGATGGCCCTGATGAACCAATTAACAGAAGGAAAGCCGGCGCATGAATTGGATGCCTTGGAAGATGTTGTGATCAAGACCGGGTATTTTGAGTACCTCTTCTGGGATATGTGCTGGGAAGAGGCCACTTGGCCGGCGGCCATTCCGGGCGTTCAATAG
- a CDS encoding ZIP family metal transporter yields MNVILMTILGCTLPGLATGVGALPIFFAQRVSQRVLDTLLGGAAGVMLAATCFSLILPSITYGGGDFKAVMVTSLGILAGAVLLDAIDKYAPHEHLMDQRIEGHRAQSLKKIWLFVIAITIHNFPEGLATGVGFGTDNLANGIAMATGIGLQNMPEGMAVALALVREQYSRRFAFLVALATGCVEPVGAFLGLGLVHIFQPLVGFILALAGGAMLFVISDEIIPETHANGYERQATYGIIVGFIVMMILDILLG; encoded by the coding sequence ATGAACGTTATACTGATGACGATTTTAGGCTGTACCCTGCCCGGCTTGGCGACGGGTGTCGGCGCTTTACCAATCTTTTTTGCCCAACGGGTTTCTCAGCGCGTCTTGGATACCCTGCTCGGCGGGGCGGCGGGGGTGATGTTGGCGGCAACCTGTTTTTCGCTTATTTTGCCGAGCATCACATACGGTGGTGGCGATTTTAAGGCGGTGATGGTGACCTCGCTGGGCATTCTCGCCGGGGCGGTCTTGCTGGATGCCATTGACAAATACGCGCCTCATGAGCATTTAATGGACCAACGCATTGAAGGACATCGGGCGCAGAGCCTTAAAAAAATATGGCTGTTTGTGATTGCAATTACGATTCATAATTTCCCGGAAGGCCTGGCCACAGGCGTGGGGTTCGGAACGGATAACCTAGCCAATGGGATCGCCATGGCAACGGGCATCGGCTTGCAAAATATGCCGGAAGGAATGGCGGTAGCCCTGGCCCTGGTGCGGGAACAGTATTCACGACGGTTTGCATTTTTGGTGGCGCTGGCAACCGGCTGCGTTGAACCGGTTGGGGCTTTTTTAGGGCTGGGACTGGTGCATATTTTTCAGCCCCTGGTGGGCTTTATTTTGGCCCTGGCCGGCGGGGCAATGCTTTTTGTCATCAGCGATGAGATTATCCCGGAAACGCATGCCAACGGTTATGAACGTCAGGCCACTTATGGGATCATTGTGGGCTTTATTGTGATGATGATTTTGGATATTCTCTTAGGATAG
- a CDS encoding carboxylesterase family protein codes for MQTVSAEMGRRQGITVQFKGLRYAAAERYTPPELVPFEGALAEMIGFTPYALQNRTSLEKLIFGVDYGAVRQREDCQYLSVTVPLEDGAMPDGLPVMVWFHGGAFSNGGADNRAYDPVNLAEESKVIVVSVNYRLGILGFVRDAAGHTGHPGLLDQIAALQWVAAHIERFGGDPTKVCIFGQSAGGTSVHSLLLSVGDSGLFRRAIIQSAPFGTLTRRSPMDEAIRAQVLSLPEDAGPEALLECQLMAEKAVRERGNARYMHFAPHAGVSPLPPADRSLDAYARAAEKVDLLIGANTCEPSIYMAHYPWFPKAVQRPYLGQVLRRILRFKSDAIFGKGARRVATDYAQAGGRTYFYECSWGEDRSVYGGCHCAEMPLVFGADLYMGSPLLMNKSIAEVDRVGQRVRRIWTDFAKTGVIQSLAIPGCIQIKPL; via the coding sequence ATGCAGACAGTATCAGCGGAGATGGGACGTCGACAAGGGATAACGGTTCAATTTAAGGGCCTGCGGTATGCGGCAGCTGAGCGGTATACGCCACCGGAGCTTGTGCCGTTTGAAGGGGCCTTGGCGGAGATGATCGGGTTTACGCCGTATGCCTTGCAGAATCGTACATCGCTGGAAAAACTGATTTTTGGCGTGGATTATGGGGCTGTCCGGCAAAGGGAGGACTGCCAGTACCTGTCGGTCACGGTGCCCTTGGAAGATGGGGCGATGCCGGACGGATTACCGGTTATGGTCTGGTTCCACGGTGGCGCCTTCAGCAATGGCGGGGCGGACAACCGGGCCTATGACCCGGTTAACCTGGCGGAAGAGAGCAAGGTTATCGTGGTATCGGTCAATTACCGACTGGGAATTTTGGGCTTTGTGCGCGATGCGGCTGGCCATACCGGCCATCCAGGCCTGCTGGACCAGATTGCGGCCTTGCAGTGGGTGGCGGCGCATATTGAGCGCTTTGGTGGGGACCCGACCAAGGTCTGTATTTTTGGTCAATCTGCCGGGGGGACATCGGTCCATTCCCTCTTGCTGTCGGTGGGGGATTCGGGCTTATTCCGTCGGGCCATTATTCAAAGCGCTCCTTTTGGAACCCTGACCCGGCGCAGCCCGATGGATGAGGCCATTCGCGCCCAAGTGCTAAGCCTGCCGGAGGATGCAGGGCCGGAGGCCTTATTGGAATGCCAGCTGATGGCAGAAAAAGCCGTTCGTGAACGCGGCAATGCGCGCTACATGCACTTTGCCCCTCACGCCGGCGTTAGCCCCCTGCCGCCGGCTGACCGGAGCTTAGACGCTTATGCCCGGGCAGCTGAAAAAGTGGACCTCTTGATTGGCGCCAACACTTGTGAGCCGTCCATTTATATGGCGCATTACCCCTGGTTTCCCAAAGCCGTGCAAAGACCGTATCTGGGCCAAGTCTTACGCAGGATCTTGCGGTTTAAGTCCGATGCCATCTTCGGCAAGGGCGCTCGCCGTGTCGCAACAGACTACGCCCAGGCTGGGGGGCGGACCTATTTTTATGAATGCTCCTGGGGCGAAGACAGGTCTGTTTACGGTGGCTGCCATTGTGCGGAAATGCCCCTGGTTTTCGGCGCCGACCTCTATATGGGCAGTCCGCTCTTAATGAATAAATCCATCGCTGAAGTGGATCGCGTCGGACAGCGGGTGCGGCGCATTTGGACCGATTTTGCTAAGACCGGCGTGATTCAGAGCCTGGCCATTCCCGGCTGTATTCAGATAAAACCGCTGTAA
- a CDS encoding DUF6508 domain-containing protein: protein MTYKTITDYLPIFAGKPAGHWVVDDHNAGTEAEPIDMAHVVYSDDVQDFIAVMTRFQKKNPLMGLRDFNDILKAYGIRWDLQDMQAVDLARLDARGVLALILAAIESERFHDGALLSFFESGSIQRWLERLAELDED from the coding sequence ATGACCTATAAGACCATAACAGATTACCTGCCTATTTTTGCTGGGAAACCTGCCGGACACTGGGTGGTGGACGACCACAACGCCGGTACGGAGGCCGAGCCCATTGACATGGCTCACGTGGTCTACAGCGATGACGTACAGGACTTTATCGCTGTCATGACCCGGTTTCAAAAGAAAAATCCCCTAATGGGGCTGCGTGATTTTAACGATATTCTCAAGGCTTACGGCATTCGCTGGGACTTGCAGGACATGCAGGCAGTGGACCTGGCGCGGTTGGATGCTCGTGGCGTTTTGGCGCTGATTCTGGCGGCCATTGAATCGGAACGTTTCCATGACGGTGCCTTGCTGTCCTTTTTTGAGTCGGGCAGCATACAGCGTTGGTTGGAGCGGTTGGCAGAATTGGACGAGGACTGA
- a CDS encoding pyridoxamine 5'-phosphate oxidase family protein has product MRKKNREVTNPADIFSIMQACDRAVLAFNAEPAPYLLPVNMGSTFTEDGFTLYFHGATEGCKYAYLRDGATVSFEMDCHHELIADQARGYCTMDYDAVIGNGRVYEILPPAEKAAALQIIVDSHHVDEAFVYNPAAIPRTRVFKVEVNHITGKSKHSSATS; this is encoded by the coding sequence ATGCGCAAAAAGAATCGTGAGGTGACGAATCCGGCCGATATTTTTTCAATCATGCAAGCTTGCGATCGAGCGGTTTTGGCTTTTAACGCTGAACCGGCTCCTTACTTGTTGCCGGTCAACATGGGCAGTACCTTTACAGAAGATGGTTTTACCCTCTATTTTCATGGGGCGACGGAAGGTTGCAAGTATGCCTATCTTCGCGATGGGGCGACCGTCAGTTTTGAAATGGACTGCCACCATGAACTCATCGCCGATCAAGCCCGAGGGTATTGTACCATGGACTACGATGCGGTCATCGGCAACGGACGGGTGTATGAAATTCTACCGCCGGCTGAAAAAGCGGCGGCCTTGCAAATCATTGTGGACAGCCACCATGTGGATGAAGCCTTTGTCTATAACCCTGCGGCAATTCCGCGCACGCGCGTTTTTAAAGTTGAGGTCAATCACATAACCGGTAAGTCAAAACATTCATCAGCGACGAGCTAA
- the aac(6') gene encoding aminoglycoside 6'-N-acetyltransferase, translating into MIKIATQADAGSLASLAKRLWPESNIEELRNEFIAFTAPRDLNNRCFLALAGALPVGFAHVSVRYDFVEGCDHTPVCYLEGIFVREAYRGQGLGKALVKGAEDFGLTRGCREFAADCALDNGVGAQFHAAMGLTEVGRIICFKKDISTAATVSAGAIIDDRPICEIPDGSTKE; encoded by the coding sequence ATGATTAAAATAGCCACGCAAGCAGATGCCGGGAGCCTGGCATCCCTGGCCAAACGCTTATGGCCGGAGAGCAATATTGAAGAATTGCGCAACGAATTTATTGCCTTTACAGCACCACGGGATTTGAACAACCGCTGTTTTTTGGCTCTAGCCGGTGCCTTGCCGGTCGGTTTTGCGCATGTATCGGTGCGGTATGATTTTGTAGAAGGCTGCGACCATACACCGGTGTGCTATTTAGAGGGCATTTTTGTGCGAGAAGCCTATCGTGGTCAAGGGTTGGGTAAAGCCTTGGTCAAAGGGGCGGAAGATTTCGGCTTGACCCGCGGTTGTCGGGAATTTGCGGCAGATTGCGCGCTTGACAATGGAGTCGGCGCCCAATTCCATGCGGCAATGGGACTGACAGAAGTGGGCCGGATAATCTGTTTTAAAAAAGATATTTCTACCGCCGCTACGGTTAGCGCCGGGGCCATTATTGATGATAGGCCCATCTGCGAAATCCCCGATGGATCAACAAAAGAATAA
- the nspC gene encoding carboxynorspermidine decarboxylase gives MALQLAEVPTPFFAIDEDALAENLRILGRVQAETGAKILLAQKAFSNFALYPMIGEVLAGTTASGLFEARLGHEEMGKETHIFSPAYRSSEFDEILGYVDHLSFNSFAQWEAFSPQALAAGKSCGLRVNPNHSTQDGGIYDPCAPGSRLGILKKDFLGKNLRGIEGLHFHTLCEQGFDALQETLNAFLDQFGEYLPLMRWLNLGGGHHITRADYDVDGLINCLQVLHRTYGVQLYLEPGEAVVLNAGTLTASVVDIVHNEMDIAILDTSAACHMPDVIEMPYRPPVLGAGNPQEKAHTYRLAGPTCLAGDVIGDYSFDDPLKPGDRLVFGDMALYTMVKTNTFNGMPLPTILTGSPSRKDWRVLRKFGYEDFKMRL, from the coding sequence ATGGCCCTGCAATTAGCGGAAGTGCCGACGCCCTTTTTTGCCATTGACGAGGATGCTTTGGCTGAAAATCTGCGCATCCTTGGCCGGGTCCAGGCGGAAACCGGTGCCAAAATTCTTCTGGCGCAAAAGGCCTTTTCCAATTTCGCCCTCTACCCGATGATTGGCGAGGTCTTGGCCGGTACGACCGCCAGCGGCCTTTTTGAAGCCCGGCTCGGTCATGAAGAAATGGGTAAGGAAACGCACATTTTTTCTCCGGCTTACCGGTCCTCGGAATTTGACGAGATTTTAGGCTATGTAGACCACCTTTCCTTTAATTCCTTTGCCCAGTGGGAGGCCTTCAGCCCCCAGGCCCTGGCAGCAGGAAAAAGTTGTGGCTTGCGGGTGAATCCGAATCATTCAACGCAAGACGGTGGGATTTATGACCCCTGTGCCCCCGGTTCACGGCTGGGCATTCTCAAAAAAGATTTTTTAGGCAAGAACTTACGGGGCATTGAAGGCCTCCACTTTCATACCTTGTGCGAGCAGGGTTTTGATGCCTTACAGGAAACGCTGAACGCTTTTCTAGACCAGTTCGGCGAATACCTGCCGCTGATGCGCTGGCTCAACTTAGGCGGCGGACACCATATCACCCGCGCCGATTACGATGTCGACGGCTTAATCAACTGCCTCCAAGTCCTGCATCGCACTTACGGCGTCCAGCTCTACCTGGAACCGGGCGAAGCGGTGGTCTTGAACGCCGGCACGCTGACCGCATCTGTGGTGGACATTGTGCACAACGAGATGGACATCGCCATTTTAGATACTTCCGCTGCCTGCCATATGCCGGATGTTATTGAAATGCCCTATCGACCACCGGTGTTGGGCGCCGGCAATCCCCAGGAAAAAGCCCACACCTATCGCTTAGCGGGGCCAACCTGCCTGGCCGGAGATGTCATTGGCGATTATTCCTTTGACGACCCGCTCAAGCCGGGCGACCGCCTTGTCTTCGGTGATATGGCCCTGTACACCATGGTCAAAACGAACACCTTTAACGGCATGCCCTTGCCGACCATTTTAACCGGCAGTCCATCGCGAAAAGATTGGCGCGTCTTGCGAAAGTTCGGATACGAAGACTTCAAAATGCGCCTCTAA
- a CDS encoding saccharopine dehydrogenase family protein, with protein MGKALVIGAGGVASVAVQKMAQNDDVFTEVMVASRTESKCQDIVARCQNTKTKLSTAQVDADDTAAVVALIKAFDPDIVVNLALPYQDLSIMDACVETKTHYLDTANYEHPDTAKFEYKWQWAYMDKFKEAGITGILGSGFDPGVTSVFAAYALKHEFDEINTIDILDCNGGDHGYPFATNFNPEINIREVSANGRYWENGEWIETEPMAIKREYNFDEVGKKDMYLLYHEELESLAKNIPGLRRIRFFMTFGESYLTHLKCLENVGMTSIEPINFQGQEIIPLQFLQAVLPDPSSLGERTVGKTNIGCIFRGKKDGKDKTYYLYNVCDHQEAYKEVGSQAVSYTTGVPAMIGAMLVLKGLWERPGVYTVDEFDPDPFMDGLNEWGLPWRQDFSPELVD; from the coding sequence ATGGGAAAAGCATTGGTGATTGGTGCCGGTGGGGTCGCATCTGTGGCGGTCCAGAAAATGGCGCAAAATGATGATGTCTTTACGGAAGTGATGGTTGCCAGCCGGACGGAGTCCAAGTGTCAGGATATTGTGGCCCGCTGTCAAAATACGAAAACGAAGCTCTCTACGGCCCAGGTGGATGCAGACGATACCGCTGCTGTGGTGGCCTTGATCAAGGCCTTTGACCCGGATATTGTGGTGAACTTGGCCCTGCCCTACCAAGATTTATCGATTATGGATGCCTGTGTGGAAACCAAGACCCATTATCTGGATACGGCGAACTATGAGCATCCGGATACGGCAAAATTTGAGTACAAGTGGCAATGGGCGTATATGGATAAGTTTAAAGAAGCGGGCATTACGGGGATTTTAGGCTCCGGTTTTGACCCGGGGGTTACGTCTGTTTTTGCAGCTTATGCCCTCAAGCATGAGTTTGATGAAATCAATACCATTGACATTCTCGATTGCAATGGGGGCGACCATGGTTATCCTTTTGCAACGAATTTTAACCCGGAAATCAATATCCGTGAGGTCAGCGCCAATGGCCGCTACTGGGAAAATGGTGAATGGATTGAAACGGAACCGATGGCCATCAAACGGGAGTACAATTTTGATGAAGTGGGCAAAAAAGATATGTATTTGCTCTATCATGAAGAATTGGAAAGCTTGGCGAAAAACATTCCCGGTTTGCGCCGCATTCGGTTCTTTATGACCTTCGGCGAAAGCTATCTTACCCATTTGAAATGCTTGGAAAATGTAGGCATGACTTCCATTGAGCCGATCAACTTCCAAGGCCAGGAGATCATTCCCCTGCAGTTTTTACAAGCGGTCCTGCCAGACCCGTCTTCTCTTGGTGAACGGACGGTTGGCAAAACAAATATCGGTTGTATCTTCCGCGGTAAAAAAGACGGTAAGGATAAAACCTATTACCTGTATAACGTCTGCGACCACCAGGAAGCTTATAAAGAGGTGGGCAGCCAGGCGGTCAGTTACACCACCGGTGTGCCGGCAATGATTGGCGCCATGTTGGTCTTAAAAGGCCTGTGGGAACGGCCGGGCGTTTACACCGTGGACGAATTTGATCCGGACCCGTTCATGGACGGCTTAAATGAATGGGGTCTGCCCTGGCGACAAGATTTCTCACCGGAATTGGTGGACTGA